One Hyperolius riggenbachi isolate aHypRig1 chromosome 12, aHypRig1.pri, whole genome shotgun sequence genomic window, tgccaggcagcgctgtggggtggatcggagtcccctttgacgtcacgacgatcgccatggcgacgggggaagccctccaggagatcccgttctttgaacggaaactctccgatcgccggcggcgatcggaggggctacatgaagaacattttttttagaaacaaaaacaaacgtatttgctgccccctggcggattttgacaaaccgccaggagggttaaggcaaGATAACCCCAGAGGTTTGTACCTAGTAACAAAAtggactgctcactgctgcttggtaggttccctttaaaggacacccgaagtgacatgtgacatgatgcgatagacatgggtttgtacagtgcctagcacacaaataactatgatgtgttcctttttttctttctctgcctgaaagagttaaatatcaggtatgtaagtggctgactcagtcctgactcagacaggaagtgactacggtgtgactctcactgataagaaattcccctttttatctctttcttgttctcagacgccattttctgctaggaaagtgttttatagtttgaatttcttatcagtaaggaacaaactgtagtcacttcctgtctgagtcatgactgagtcagccacttacatacctgatatttaactctttcagacagagaaaggaaaaaaagaaacacagcatagttatttgtgtgctaggccctgtacatacacatgtctatctcataatgtcacatgtcagtttgggtatcctttaaatctgtCAAGGATTGGtgaggcttagtgcacaccagagcggttctgctgcggtttgcgatccgcttgcggctgcggatccactagggtaatgtatttcaataggctggtggacaccagagcgggaggcgttttgcagaaacgcatactcccgggctgctgcagattttggattgcggatgcgtttctgcctcaatgttaagtataggaaaaacgcaaactgctcggaaaaacagcacttcagagcggtttgccggcggtttttgttacagtagctgttcagtaacagctttactgtaacaacaaatgaaatctactacaccaaaaactcttcacaaaaccgcaaaatgccagctgaaacgctacagaaaaagaaaaagtgtttcaaaatctgctagcattttgcggatctgctagcgatttttggtgtgcactaggcctgactgATGTGTTTTTCAAGGTAAATACAGAGGACAGGAAAAGCTCGTGAGACGTCTTGAATGCGCAAACCACCTCAAgtgattaaattaaaaaaaaacatatgaaagTAATAAAACATACCACACCGGTATTGAAGGCTGCCCAACTTTATTAGACAAGTACAAATAAAAACAAGGCCTCATAGACTGGGGGTACCAAACAAACAATTAAGAATGTTTCAGTATCACGGATGTagtaaaaacaacattttttgttaatttttttccataaaaaaaacaaataaggtccATGACTAAAGCTATGGCaagggcagccttgcagggaggggaatgggggtggggtggtgggGGATGGGCTCCGCCACCCAGCGTCTATCCAGTGAGGAGGGGAATGCATGGCGGGGTTAGGCAGAGGCGCTGGAGTCAGACTTGGTCTCGACTTGCTTCCTCACTGGATCCTGAGCCAGGCCACAAGGGAAAAAGCCATTGGTCATGCTGAAGCTTCCTGAGCTGgagggagaagagagagaaaGGATTAGATTAAGAACACAAACAAGTTAGATAATGGTGTGCAAAttgtaaaaatgcaaaaatgacaACGATTAACATAGATGTATTCAAACTGCTGTCTACTCTAAAAAGGCGAGGAAAGGAGTTCAAGACAGAGGTTGCAGCCATTAAAAAGTCTTGGAGTTGTGCACGCGAAGACGCTATGGTGACAGTCAGTGATGTTAGGAGGTCAATGATGGAGCAGCAAGGGTATTGAGGGGATATTGTATGTAGGTCAGAAAGCCAGAGGAGGCCAGGAACATAGGAAACCACAGTAGTTAGAAATTGGGAGCCATTGTACATAGGAGCCATTGTACATATTTGTGGAAAAGAAAGgaggggtgggaggagccagagaaAAGATTTGCAGAgtagagcagcagatgaggaggggTGGGTGGAaccagtgtagagatttgcagagaggagcagcagaggaggtatGGTGTGAGGAGTgagtgtagagatttgcagagaagagcagcagaggaggaggggtgggtggagccagtgtagagattttcAGAGAGAAGCAGCAGAAGAGGCATGGTGTGAGGAGTgagtgtagagatttgcagagaggagcaggggtgggtggagccagtgtagagatttgcagagaggagcagcagttgAGGAGTGGTAGATGCTGTTCACCTTCCCTATAATATAGTACATACTGCTCATCCTCCCCCCATAGAAGAGTACAGGCTGCCCCCTTCCATCTCTACAGGACAAGCTgcttagccccccccccacccctttacaTAAGAGTATGGACTGCTCATCCTCCCCCTCACCTCCATAGGCAAGTACaaactgctcatcctccccttttCCATAACACAGAACATACCAACCTACAGGGAGTCCTGCTAGCGGACCGGTACATGCAATGCTGGGGACCCATCACCCAGCAAGGTGATCTAAACTCTTTTGGGAGACAAATAAAGTAGAACAGTGTACAGCTCCAGCCCTTCATCTATAATAACATCACCAAGTGGAAGAGTCTGTAAGAAAATGACTCGCTGTCCCCGCctacatggcttgcaggcagaaaCGTGCAGACTTTATTTCTGGCTGCTAGCAGAGTATGTGGGTGGATGCTGAACACCATTTAATATATAGACACACTGGTCTATATACATGAGAGCGTGCAGACTGGCAAGAAGTGACAGGGCTCCTGGCCATGTCACATCCCCGTGTaggaggtgtctgctgcccacaacaTGAGACTAAGCAGACTTGATCTATGACCCTGGAGGTCCACAAGTTCCCCTGCCCAATCAGACTTGATCTAGGACTTGGGAGGTATCCACAAGTTGCCCCCGCCCATCAATGTTCTCTGTGGACCCCCATGCTTTGTAGTTACACCTTTGTGTCAAAGTCTGAATTTCTTGAGTCAAGAGGCAAAAAAGGAAACCTGTTGCATTCACCCCCACACCCAAAAACCCTCAGGCACTTAGCAGTGAGTGTACGTGAGtaaagagtatatatatatatatatatatatatatatatatatatatatatatatatatatatatatatatatatatatatatctatctatatctatatcacaGTCACTATTCGTCGGAGGGAATTGTCCTCTCTGCAACAATGAAATTACACTAGAAATGCAAGGGGAATTATCTGGCTTCCTGTACAGACTTGGGGGAGGAGTTTTGCCTAAAGGAGAGCTCCGATGTCCATAAGTCATCCAGATTACAAAAACCGGTATGTTGGGTGGAAACGTGAGCAGACATGTCAGGAGGTAATCAGGGTGAAGCTGCATGATGGCCACATGTTTGAGGATCTAATCCTATGAGGAGTCATACAACCGTTATGGACATCCACTCATGCACCCAAGGCCCATTCAGTCTACTTACTTCTCTGGTGATTCAGAAACAGTGGTCATAACGGGATGTGCGGGTTTGCCGAAGAAGAAGCTGGCCCACCAGTGGCCGGGATCAGACTTCGGGAGACCTGCGAAGGAGGAAAGGCTTAGGACTATCAAGGCATAAGTCACACAACAAGAACAAAAAACTGGAACTATAAAGTAAACTATAAAGTTATTTGCATATCTGCTCTCCCCTACTTTCCCTCCATGGGAAATAGAGACTTTTCTTTTAATAAAGCCTATTTTCTTACCCTAAATAACTGTTTCTATTTCCATATGGCAGGgattcaaactccagtcctcaagggtagACATTTTTTGGCACAGTTCTAATGAATTGCTGGAACTGAATCAGGAAACGTGTGGTTCAAAAGGCTGGGTtttaggcaaggccacaaaggccatggactCGGGCACCAGGAAGCGAGGGGCGGGAAGTGGGCTGGCACAATTAGGCAGTTAAACTGTCAAACATGTAAACTGCATCAGTCTGTGGCTGACTTGCTTCCACAGGGATGAGCAGTGGAGCACTGgtcctgtgctccccccatcCTGTGCATTGCTCTAACGGCGGGGTtgttgacagtgggccttgggcagtaaaatgtTCAAATCCGgcccatcaagtagaacacatttatcAGTCCAtcttaaacactggcatggatatggccttgGAGGACTGGAGTTGAACATCTGTGCCCTATGGCCATGGTTTCTAAACTAGAGAGTACAAGTGAAATAGGAGTGTCTAGAAGATTTCAGGATGGCTCCTTCCCTCCTTCAGAATTTTATTGTGTTATTTTAttattccctcccccagccaccaTGCAAGTTCATTTGTGTGGGAGTAGCTGGGTGGATTATGGGAGGTGACAAGCTCAGTAGttgaaatggtcaatgagatactaatAATTCAGACTATTATGTATAATTGGCGTTGGAGAGGAGAAATTATTAATCTGCCCAAGACTCTTAAAAAGGGCCTGAGGACATGTTTGAGAACCTCTGGTCTGATCTGGGTTTGGAGTAATTTTCGAGCAACTAAGATTAAATCTCAACCACACAAGTTGCAAAATGGTTCTCCTCCTCTTATCGTACTGATGTAAACACGAGAGCAAGTCGCACATTATCTGGTCAATGTCAACAGGAGGAGGGCACGCCCCCAGTAGGAGTATGGCGCACACCCACCATGGAAGGTCACGACCCACGTGAGGTCACCCAAATGTCACGGCACTCACCTGGGTGGTGAGGAATGACCTCTCCGGAGTAGTCCACGCTGCCACAAGAGCTGTTACTAGAGGTGGATCCCAGGCGTCctatacaaaaaaaacacaaagacaatcCCATCAACCACGTGACTCCATAATGACCTAGAACTCTACAGCCAGCAATGGGAACACCGCAGATGAGTCCATGCAGGTTACACAACCACAAGTTAATAAGTGATAAAAGACGACCAAAACATACATTGCAAAAGCATAACAGTACACAAACGTAAAATCTATATCCACAGTACACCTGAGGACGGAGACCCATCTCTAGCCGCTTTTATATTTGTCCCTTTCTTGAGTTTTAACAATAAAAACAATGCATTCTACTTATGTGATCATTAGCCCCACCAAAGAAATTGCAATGAGCAAATCCCAGCTACTACCAGCTGATCAGAAGCAGTGTATATTATTCAGTGGTGATTTGCTAGCTCTCGCTACCACCTCCAGGTGAAGCTACCTAGGTGCCCTCTCTAAgtatctggcaaaaaaaaaaatttactttaaGAAGATTTTTCCACTTCCTGTCTGTGCAGGAAGTAAGGCTTAGTTCACACCTAAAAGgatgtccagtcctgtcagtttttgaaagttggcatcagtttttatGTTTCTataaaaaggtgtacatttccatcaggtaaaactaatagaaaacagatgcaaaaaactgacaggacagtactggactggcccagaaatgtacagatttacgtGAGATTTTCACAAAGACACTTGACAAGATAGAAACCTAACATTATATTGCACATTTGATAGACCTTATTTTAAGCAGTATAAAAATGCAGCAGTAAATAATTATATAAACATtttaagggtttgttcacactgtgagggctggaacccacaagagcggttttttgagcattttggcagcgctgcgatacgctagcattttgccaaaacgctcagctgatgttaatggatggggcaacttccacaggagcgtttgcgtttcccagaaacgcaaacgcaggacctgcagcattttgggagcgttagcgcttcaatgtaaagtattgaaacgctagcagaaacgctcagcaaaacctaaactgagcggttttgctagcgttttgcggttcagcacactgtaacaaaattaaaaataattcacaggaccaatcaggataaaaacgcaaaacgctacacaaccgctgagcaaaaaaatacactgttgcaaaacacgaccgaaaacgtgcatgaatccgcttgcaaaccgctcagacaaaacactagcggttgcgttttgcgtttgcggatttcagtgggttccaggcctgagagtttgttttttttaagcgctggcgattaagaaaaaaaaaattatatataaaatatatataaatgcgcttctgcaatgttgctcAATGTGAGTGTTCTTACTTGAGCGACGAGCTTcctttccaatcgcaaacgcggctcctgcaccaatTCCTGAGCTTTTGCGCTttaatacaaagtatagggaaatcgcaaagcacttgaaaaagcgctttgcccATCGCttttaaaaatacatacatagtattTATTCAGTCCaaggtcaaagagtttacttcctgagcGTCATCAGGAAGAAAAACTACATCGCcggacaaaagcgcttagaaatgcGCTTACCaaagcttaaaggggttctgtgggggttcctgagaagaaaaacagacccttaccttgggcttctatcagccccgtgcagcggtaatgtcccacgccgtcctcctcccatctgctattctccgccgccggccccggtctaagcggcatgggatccaactgcggctgcgctacagtggccgcgcacccgctcgcttccgcctgcgtcatcggaagcttactgcgcaagcgcagtacaaggctccgttgtactgcgcctgcgcagtaagcctcagatgacgcgagcggaggcacggcaacgcgcattattcgtctgtgtgacagccgaataatagcccggtgccggctgcggggaacggcagatgggagcaggacggcgtgggacattaccactgcaggtggctgatagaagcccaaggtaagtggcagtttttctcctcaggaacccctacagaacccctttaaatctcTGAAAGCGAAGGGAAATCACTTTCGAAAGCGCTTGAACTAGCGacttataatgtgaactaggcctaaaggACAACACTTTAAAGGCCATAttctttccttttacacaataccagttgcctggcagacttgttgatctatttggctgcagcagtgtctgaaaaacaccaggaacaaacatgcagctaatcttgtcagatccgataataatgtcagaaacacctgatttgctgcatgcttgttcagaggctagggctaaaagtattagaggcagaggatcagcagggctgctaggcgactggcattgcttaaaaggaaataaatatggcagcctccatattcctctcactccagttgtcctttaaagttaaaGTAAAAACGTAGTATAGGAAAACCACTATGTAgatatttagatagatagatgatataAATTGGAATAGAAGGATATAGTAAAGGAATATGAAATGTAGAAAGACGGATAGGTAGATAATAGGGTGGGGACGAGGGGTTCTAAAGCTATAGTCCAGAGGACTGAGGCAAAattagtatgtatgtatgttttgatcttagttaaagtggacctgaactcttgcacaggacagaagaaaaacaaagaaatgcaccctgtatgtatttagagagtttagcttgtctaattacctgcatctgtgactaatcacaagtataatttgatctctcagctgtgttgcTGGTTGCCTCAGcatagcagctaatttgtaaacctaGGATATTAACtccaggtctgcttccatgaaagcaggaagtagacattgcagacttattgcaggatttatatcagctgtaagaaagaaatgtttttctttaaagggaaccttaactaaatgggggttaaagagtttcacttacctggggctattaccagccccctgcagcagtcctgtgccctcggagccgctctggaatcctccggtcacccgctgtcacttagtttcgtttttgacgactcaccagtcggccggccgccatgcgtattattggacgcattctataccgcaattagcgctgttgcggaccgcaacacaaacaaaaatacgcgttgccgcattccgcacgcgtagatatgcgacaacgcgtatttttgtacgcgttgcggtccgcaacagcgctaattgcagtagagtATGCGTtcaataatacgcatggtggccggccgactggtgagtcgtcaaaaacgaaactaagtgacagcgggggaccggaggattccagagcggctccgagggcacaggactgctgcagggggctggtaatagccccaggtaagtgaaactttttaacccccattcagttaaggttccctttaagcctgctttcacagtgagacacgcacgttagagcagcctgtaacgcatcccaactcacagcaatgattaatcaatgggctgttcacagtgctcacgttgcgttacattgtaacgcagcacttaagttcaaagtgctgcatgctgtgcgttatgcgcggctaagccacgttagactatttgcacatgctcagtggtgttggaggaggaggtcttccctcctcctcctcggccaggcacatggctaactaATATTCATTGCAcggtgtgatgtgcagtgtttacttcctggagcgccgctctgtgcagcgattggctggcgggaccacgtgataccGCATGCgttcaagagtacgcatcacggacgccagagtgagctgcacaacgcggctcactctgacgtccacatccaagagcaccaggcgttgcgttaggggcacgtttaaGTTTGTGACTATAGCTCTTTTGCTTTAGTTCCTACACTACTAGGGCAGGGGACCAGTATGAGCTCACTTAGTGCAGTTGTAGACTGGTAAGAGGTGCAAGTTGCCCCTTTACTAGTCCACATGGAGATTAGCGATACATTGTAACACACAGAAGCTATAAAGAAGGCAATTTTTTAACATCTGAGTTCCCTTGGTCCCCACTACAGATACTCACTGCGGTAGTAATCATGAGTTGCGACGAGAGAACCACTTGATGGAATGGATGCCATGTTTCAAACCTTTCTGTACTTAAGAAGATGTAAACCCTGGAAAGAGACAGAAGGGCAAAGTGAGCAGTACACAGTGTCAGCAACATCCAGCACACTACAAGATCAACAGGTGAGgacaaatatgtacagtatatactgatAGAGCAGAGTgtgctgtacacgcagataggcatctagtataacaagttagaactctttactgaagcaaAACATGCAAAGATCATACACCAACATCAGGAAGTGCAGCTTACCGTACTTAGGACAGAGAGAGGAATACAGAATATCACAATAACAAAGAGATTATCTatgcacagtgacatcttgtggttgttgtactatactgcagtttaggcaGTAATCATGTTGATACTCCAACATATAGGATATACATAATGAACTTATTCATGCAGCTAATCAATCATGTGGCAGCAGTGCAATGCAAATACGGTTGAGATCAAATACCTACTATCTTATGACTGTGCCAGACGAGCTGGT contains:
- the PPDPF gene encoding pancreatic progenitor cell differentiation and proliferation factor isoform X1, translating into MASIPSSGSLVATHDYYRRRLGSTSSNSSCGSVDYSGEVIPHHPGLPKSDPGHWWASFFFGKPAHPVMTTVSESPENSGSFSMTNGFFPCGLAQDPVRKQVETKSDSSASA